In the Aneurinibacillus soli genome, one interval contains:
- the bshB1 gene encoding bacillithiol biosynthesis deacetylase BshB1, with translation MNNQHQEPLHALAFGAHPDDVEIGAGGLLHKWAKEGKKVGICDLTYAELSSNGTPERRQQEAAEAARTLGLHVRLTLGLPDRGLALVPEQIRAIAHVIRLYRPRVVLSPYWEDRHPDHGMCSMLVREAIFNARIRKYATDASVSLPTHKVEHDLAYFINGQTEPQFLLDISEEMEAKMSALGAYRSQFEMAEDSVATPLTEGYLERVRAREYGFGQSVGVAYAEGYVSRTPLLLPGFL, from the coding sequence ATGAACAATCAGCACCAGGAACCGCTTCATGCCCTCGCGTTTGGCGCGCATCCCGATGATGTGGAGATCGGCGCAGGAGGACTTCTACATAAGTGGGCGAAAGAAGGCAAAAAAGTTGGCATTTGCGATCTGACGTATGCCGAATTGTCATCGAACGGAACACCAGAGCGCAGGCAGCAAGAAGCAGCAGAAGCAGCCCGCACGCTCGGGCTGCATGTTCGCTTAACGCTTGGACTGCCGGATCGGGGGCTTGCTCTCGTACCAGAGCAAATCCGGGCGATAGCGCATGTGATCCGGCTGTACCGGCCGCGTGTTGTGCTCTCTCCGTATTGGGAGGATCGTCATCCAGACCACGGTATGTGCAGCATGCTGGTGCGGGAAGCGATTTTTAACGCACGCATCCGCAAATACGCAACAGATGCATCGGTATCTTTGCCGACTCATAAAGTGGAGCACGATCTGGCCTACTTTATTAACGGCCAGACAGAACCACAGTTTTTGCTTGATATTAGTGAAGAGATGGAAGCGAAGATGTCCGCGCTTGGCGCGTACCGTTCGCAGTTCGAGATGGCAGAAGATTCAGTGGCGACCCCGCTGACAGAAGGCTATCTGGAGCGGGTACGGGCGCGTGAGTATGGATTCGGACAGAGTGTAGGTGTGGCATACGCAGAAGGATACGTAAGCCGCACCCCTCTGTTGCTTCCGGGCTTTTTGTAA
- the bshA gene encoding N-acetyl-alpha-D-glucosaminyl L-malate synthase BshA, with protein MRIGITCYPSVGGSGILATELGKLLAERGHTVHFITSGMPFRLGKYYRNIYFHEVDVSSYSVFQYPPYDLTLASRMAEVAKTEKLDLLHVHYAVPHAISAYLAKQMVGDQLKVVTTLHGTDITVLGYDHTLKDIIRFGIEQSDAVTAVSNSLIQQTRDALQVDKPIDLVYNFIDNREYYPRNMCDVREEYAPNGEKVFIHISNFRTVKRPEDVIHTFRRIRQRIPAKLLMIGEGPELPIVRDLTDTFGLGEDVIYLGKQEDIACVLSMADVLLLPSAQESFGLVALEAMACGKPVISSDAGGLPEVVLDGETGFVLPIGDVDGMAARAVQLVSDPGLYEKFARQSIERAYHTFCHTTITEQYEAIYRRVLEEDGTAGGLN; from the coding sequence ATGAGAATTGGAATTACATGCTACCCGTCTGTGGGCGGCTCCGGTATTCTGGCAACGGAGCTTGGAAAGCTGCTGGCCGAACGCGGACATACTGTGCATTTTATTACATCCGGGATGCCGTTCCGACTTGGTAAGTATTACCGAAATATTTATTTTCATGAAGTCGATGTAAGCAGCTATTCTGTGTTTCAATATCCGCCATATGATTTGACGCTGGCAAGCCGGATGGCGGAGGTGGCTAAGACCGAAAAGCTTGATCTTCTACATGTGCACTATGCGGTGCCGCATGCGATCTCAGCGTATTTGGCAAAGCAGATGGTTGGGGATCAGCTGAAAGTTGTGACCACGTTGCACGGAACGGATATTACGGTGCTTGGGTATGACCATACATTAAAAGATATTATTCGTTTTGGCATTGAGCAGAGTGATGCGGTGACGGCTGTTTCGAACAGTCTCATCCAGCAGACACGGGATGCTCTACAGGTGGACAAGCCGATTGATCTTGTATACAACTTTATTGATAACCGAGAGTATTATCCGCGTAATATGTGTGATGTGCGCGAGGAGTATGCACCGAACGGAGAGAAAGTGTTTATTCACATTTCCAACTTCCGAACGGTAAAGCGTCCCGAAGATGTGATTCATACCTTCCGTCGTATTCGGCAGCGCATTCCGGCCAAGCTTCTGATGATTGGGGAAGGACCGGAGCTGCCGATCGTTCGTGATCTGACCGATACATTCGGCCTGGGTGAAGACGTCATTTATTTGGGGAAACAAGAAGATATCGCCTGTGTACTGTCGATGGCGGATGTACTGCTTCTACCGTCCGCGCAGGAAAGCTTCGGGCTTGTTGCGCTTGAAGCGATGGCATGTGGCAAGCCGGTCATCTCAAGCGATGCGGGCGGGCTTCCTGAAGTCGTGCTGGACGGAGAAACGGGTTTTGTGCTGCCAATTGGAGATGTGGATGGCATGGCGGCACGGGCGGTTCAGCTCGTATCCGATCCGGGCCTGTATGAGAAGTTTGCCCGCCAGTCAATCGAGCGGGCGTATCATACGTTCTGCCATACCACGATTACGGAGCAGTACGAAGCAATTTACCGACGAGTGCTTGAAGAGGACGGCACAGCGGGGGGCCTGAACTGA
- a CDS encoding YitT family protein, giving the protein MNYHIRNIAAILIGSAIMGFGINYFNIANRLSEGGITGICLLLKYVLNWDPGVMNLILNIPLLFIGWKLLGRQTAIYTIIGTVAVSVFLTAFAPFRHPIEGDKLLAALYAGVTVGIGLGIVFRFGGTTGGVDIVARLFHKYLGWSIGRTMFIFDIGVISLSLYYLNLDLAMYTLVALFLSARVVDFVQEGAYAAKAIMIISDHTVDISQKIMQEMGRGATILKGRGGYTGLDKEVLYCVVSRNELVRFKNLVHETDPHAFITVNDVHEVFGEGFTLDEKKQPLAR; this is encoded by the coding sequence ATGAACTACCATATTCGCAATATTGCAGCGATCCTGATCGGCTCTGCTATCATGGGTTTTGGCATTAATTACTTTAATATCGCAAACCGGCTGTCCGAAGGCGGCATAACCGGGATTTGTCTACTTCTCAAATACGTGCTGAACTGGGACCCCGGGGTGATGAACTTGATTCTGAACATCCCACTTCTGTTCATCGGCTGGAAACTTCTCGGGCGTCAGACAGCGATTTACACCATTATTGGAACCGTCGCCGTCTCTGTATTTTTGACCGCCTTCGCCCCCTTCCGCCATCCGATTGAAGGTGATAAACTTCTGGCCGCCCTGTATGCAGGCGTAACAGTTGGTATCGGCTTAGGCATCGTGTTTCGATTCGGTGGCACGACAGGTGGCGTCGACATTGTCGCACGACTGTTTCATAAATATCTTGGCTGGAGTATCGGGCGGACGATGTTTATTTTTGACATTGGCGTCATTTCGTTATCGCTGTATTACCTGAATCTGGATCTGGCGATGTATACACTTGTCGCACTTTTCCTATCAGCACGCGTCGTAGATTTTGTTCAGGAAGGTGCGTATGCGGCCAAAGCGATTATGATTATTTCAGATCATACTGTGGATATCTCGCAAAAAATCATGCAGGAAATGGGACGCGGCGCTACCATTCTCAAAGGGCGCGGTGGTTATACGGGGCTTGATAAGGAAGTGCTATACTGCGTAGTCAGCCGCAATGAGCTCGTTCGGTTTAAGAATCTCGTGCATGAAACCGATCCTCATGCTTTTATTACTGTTAACGATGTGCATGAAGTGTTCGGAGAAGGCTTTACGCTTGATGAGAAGAAGCAGCCGCTTGCACGTTGA
- a CDS encoding DJ-1/PfpI family protein produces MKIAFILFEQVTSLDFVGFYDGITRLKTMGFIEDLSWDLCAFSEQVNDDRGITYNVHNVRPDLSAYDLIFIPGGMGTRTLIHVPEFIDWIKTAKEVPYKVSVCTGSLLLGAAGFLEGKKATTHPSASALLSLYTEQIKNERIVRDGNIITGGGVATSVDLGLYICELFAGKEAVMRIQKQMDYPYYSVGVVTP; encoded by the coding sequence GTGAAAATTGCTTTTATTCTTTTTGAACAAGTTACATCTCTAGACTTTGTAGGCTTTTATGATGGCATTACCCGATTAAAAACAATGGGGTTTATCGAAGATTTGAGTTGGGATTTGTGTGCTTTTAGTGAGCAAGTAAATGATGATCGTGGGATTACATACAATGTACATAACGTACGTCCAGATTTATCAGCATATGATTTGATATTTATCCCTGGTGGGATGGGGACCAGAACACTAATTCATGTACCTGAGTTTATTGATTGGATAAAGACGGCGAAAGAAGTACCATATAAAGTTTCTGTATGTACCGGTTCTCTCCTTTTAGGAGCTGCTGGATTCTTAGAAGGAAAAAAGGCAACGACTCATCCAAGTGCTTCGGCTCTTCTTAGTTTATATACCGAGCAGATAAAAAACGAGCGAATTGTAAGGGATGGAAACATCATTACCGGGGGAGGCGTAGCCACATCGGTTGATCTTGGGCTGTATATCTGCGAACTTTTTGCCGGAAAAGAAGCCGTAATGAGAATCCAAAAGCAAATGGATTATCCTTATTATAGCGTTGGTGTAGTTACACCATAA
- a CDS encoding RNA polymerase sigma-70 factor — MTELYQKYKALLFTLAYQLTGSVTDAEDVVQDVFMKVYKLHLDHLEEPKAYLCKMVTNRCFDLLKSARRWREQYVGPWLPEPIATPDGDGFESVVRSDLLSYAMLVLLERLSPAERTIFVLREALCFDYPIIAEFVDKSEVNCRKLMSRARGKMGISEEEPIRAEAAGEEWVQRFIAALTQNNINSVLSLLAEDVVLVSDGGGKASAAVHPIETSERVAHFLFGLIQKVSYYEEGVQIERTQLNGQTGLVIRAAGVIQTVVLIHVENDAIVSLYFVRNPDKLQRM; from the coding sequence ATGACAGAACTTTACCAGAAATATAAGGCGCTGCTGTTTACGCTTGCCTATCAATTGACTGGTTCGGTTACGGACGCGGAGGACGTGGTTCAAGATGTATTTATGAAAGTTTACAAGTTGCATCTCGACCATCTGGAGGAACCGAAAGCGTATTTGTGCAAAATGGTCACGAATCGCTGTTTCGATCTACTTAAATCGGCACGAAGATGGAGGGAACAGTATGTGGGTCCATGGCTCCCTGAGCCGATAGCAACCCCGGATGGAGATGGATTCGAATCTGTCGTCCGCAGCGATTTGTTGTCGTATGCCATGCTTGTGCTGCTTGAGCGGTTGTCTCCGGCCGAGCGAACGATATTTGTCTTGCGAGAAGCGCTTTGCTTTGATTACCCAATCATTGCTGAATTTGTTGACAAAAGTGAGGTGAACTGCCGCAAGCTGATGAGCCGTGCTCGGGGGAAAATGGGGATTTCCGAAGAAGAGCCGATTAGAGCCGAGGCGGCGGGAGAAGAATGGGTACAGCGGTTCATTGCGGCACTTACGCAAAATAACATTAATTCCGTACTGTCTTTGCTTGCTGAGGACGTCGTACTTGTATCGGACGGCGGTGGGAAAGCATCGGCTGCAGTTCATCCGATCGAAACGTCTGAGCGTGTGGCTCACTTCCTCTTTGGTCTGATTCAAAAGGTCTCTTATTACGAAGAAGGCGTTCAAATCGAGCGGACACAGCTGAATGGCCAGACCGGGTTAGTCATTCGAGCAGCGGGTGTGATCCAGACCGTAGTGCTTATCCATGTAGAGAATGATGCAATTGTGAGCCTTTATTTTGTACGGAACCCGGATAAATTGCAGCGTATGTAG
- the dapB gene encoding 4-hydroxy-tetrahydrodipicolinate reductase, translated as MAKIKVAVAGPRGRMGSEAVKMIIKDTEHLEFVCGIDPKYAGGDVGVTIGIGEIGAPFVSDLREALAIHKPDVLVDLTTPHVVKQNMRVAIEMGVRPVVGTTGFTPEDIEELDKLCHANNVGAIIAPNFAIGAVLMMRFAQEAAKYMPHVEIIEQHHDQKLDAPSGTAVKTAEMIQAVREELRQGHPDEKETIDGARGGYYGGFRIHSVRLPGLVAHQEVIFGAVGQTLTIRHDSINRESFMPGINLSVKKVMEYTGLVYGLENIMF; from the coding sequence ATGGCAAAAATTAAAGTCGCAGTAGCAGGACCGCGTGGCCGCATGGGGTCAGAAGCGGTAAAAATGATCATAAAAGATACCGAGCATCTGGAGTTCGTATGCGGAATTGACCCGAAATACGCAGGGGGAGATGTTGGGGTTACCATCGGAATCGGAGAAATTGGGGCTCCCTTCGTCTCTGATCTTCGCGAAGCGCTTGCGATACATAAACCAGACGTGCTGGTCGACCTGACAACTCCGCATGTTGTAAAACAGAACATGCGGGTAGCGATTGAAATGGGCGTTCGTCCGGTAGTGGGTACAACCGGATTTACACCGGAGGATATTGAAGAACTGGACAAACTGTGCCATGCGAATAATGTGGGCGCCATTATCGCCCCGAACTTTGCGATTGGTGCGGTGCTGATGATGCGGTTCGCCCAGGAAGCAGCAAAATACATGCCGCATGTCGAAATCATTGAACAGCATCATGACCAGAAGCTGGATGCGCCGTCCGGAACAGCGGTCAAAACAGCGGAAATGATCCAGGCTGTGCGTGAGGAGCTGCGTCAGGGTCATCCGGATGAGAAGGAAACGATTGACGGTGCGCGTGGCGGCTACTATGGAGGCTTCCGCATCCATAGCGTACGTCTGCCGGGTTTGGTGGCACATCAAGAAGTGATCTTCGGTGCGGTCGGCCAGACGCTGACGATTCGCCACGATTCGATCAACCGCGAATCGTTTATGCCAGGCATTAACCTGTCTGTTAAGAAAGTTATGGAATATACCGGGCTCGTCTATGGGCTTGAAAACATTATGTTTTAG
- a CDS encoding NAD(P)/FAD-dependent oxidoreductase, whose product MKERTCIIIGGGYAGINAINAIRKTTHGIPLRIILIDKQPYHLRKVLLFKPATEDATITIPWSGIFSEGVSFLQGTVTTIRSQEKRLQYEDVEGISHHINYDILVVAVGSVIRQPSPEQGGMALTDLNAAASIRQRWQENLLAATNETDTIERQRLLTVAVAGAGISGIETSAELGYAMRQEAVALQLDPADIRIFLVNAQDRLFPEGPAKVGRKLERALTRNGVTVLHRCKAVQEKDGRLLLADGKPIPVGLCIWTLGLLPNPALRSFGLPLTPDGQIAVDASYRVKEVQGVYSIGDCAHITDPVSGRTDRMTCKEAIPQANRLAKVIAADLSNRPAPSHQAYMDLFCIGLGPEQGLVWARQWGLDFVLTGKLGLKIRKFTWDSASLVQ is encoded by the coding sequence ATGAAAGAACGAACATGCATCATTATTGGTGGCGGATACGCTGGGATTAATGCAATTAACGCCATTAGAAAAACTACACACGGGATCCCACTGCGGATTATTCTGATTGATAAACAGCCTTATCATCTGAGAAAAGTGCTGTTATTTAAACCGGCTACCGAAGACGCAACGATTACAATTCCTTGGTCAGGGATATTTTCAGAGGGGGTTTCCTTCCTTCAAGGTACGGTAACGACGATTAGAAGCCAGGAAAAACGACTGCAATATGAAGACGTTGAAGGGATTTCACACCATATAAACTATGATATTCTGGTTGTTGCAGTTGGCAGCGTGATCCGGCAGCCGTCCCCTGAGCAGGGTGGAATGGCTCTCACAGACTTGAATGCTGCGGCTAGCATCCGACAGCGCTGGCAGGAGAATTTGCTTGCGGCAACTAATGAAACAGATACGATTGAACGTCAACGATTGCTGACTGTTGCGGTTGCGGGCGCAGGTATTAGCGGCATTGAGACGTCCGCTGAATTGGGTTACGCTATGCGCCAGGAAGCCGTAGCTCTACAACTTGATCCGGCAGACATTCGAATTTTCCTTGTTAATGCGCAGGATAGGCTTTTTCCAGAAGGCCCCGCTAAGGTAGGACGAAAACTAGAACGTGCTCTTACGCGTAATGGAGTCACAGTTCTTCATCGGTGCAAAGCCGTGCAAGAGAAGGACGGTCGGCTGTTGCTGGCTGATGGCAAGCCAATTCCTGTCGGCTTATGTATCTGGACGCTCGGTCTGCTGCCTAATCCTGCACTTCGCAGCTTCGGATTGCCACTCACACCCGATGGTCAGATTGCTGTAGATGCCAGTTATCGTGTCAAAGAGGTACAAGGCGTTTACAGTATTGGGGACTGTGCCCACATTACAGATCCGGTAAGTGGTCGGACGGACAGGATGACGTGTAAGGAAGCAATTCCGCAAGCAAATCGACTAGCAAAAGTGATCGCGGCAGATTTGAGCAATCGCCCGGCTCCTTCTCATCAGGCGTATATGGATCTCTTCTGCATCGGTTTGGGCCCGGAACAGGGGCTGGTATGGGCTCGTCAATGGGGACTAGACTTTGTACTCACGGGAAAACTTGGCTTAAAAATTAGAAAGTTCACCTGGGATTCTGCAAGTTTAGTACAGTAG
- a CDS encoding DUF1405 domain-containing protein: MFLWNWFVHQLRAPWFLWTMIVINGLGSVYGFIWYGDQLADTHPAWLRIFVPDSPTASTLFTLVLLTYTLGRSIPALEAFASVTSFKYGVWAVGVIIAGAACGDTLSWQHYMLMISHGGMAVESLLYARFYTIRLRHIGYVAIWTLLNDLLDYTLDIHPWLAEQLEPYDHIVGFATVGLSFVSLALIYSLVRFYRART; encoded by the coding sequence ATGTTTCTTTGGAATTGGTTTGTCCACCAACTGCGCGCGCCGTGGTTTTTGTGGACGATGATTGTCATTAACGGGCTTGGTTCCGTATACGGGTTCATCTGGTACGGGGATCAGCTGGCAGACACGCATCCGGCATGGCTGCGCATATTTGTGCCGGACAGCCCGACAGCGAGCACGCTCTTTACGCTCGTACTTCTTACATATACGCTTGGGCGCAGTATCCCGGCGCTGGAGGCGTTTGCTTCCGTTACGAGTTTTAAATACGGTGTGTGGGCAGTGGGGGTCATCATCGCAGGGGCCGCTTGCGGCGATACGTTGAGCTGGCAGCACTACATGCTGATGATTTCACACGGTGGGATGGCTGTGGAGTCCTTGTTGTACGCTCGCTTCTATACCATTCGTCTGCGACATATCGGGTATGTTGCCATCTGGACGCTGCTTAATGATCTGCTTGATTATACGCTTGATATTCATCCATGGCTGGCCGAGCAGCTGGAACCGTACGATCATATAGTTGGCTTTGCGACTGTCGGATTGAGTTTCGTGAGTCTCGCACTTATTTATAGCCTGGTTCGCTTTTACCGAGCTCGTACATAA
- a CDS encoding IDEAL domain-containing protein produces MEKQKPSILNPSMLSLLAEMVLDEAIYKYRTESLYKRIDEALENKDEANFNRLTTELKQIQASRPDL; encoded by the coding sequence ATGGAAAAGCAAAAACCGAGCATCCTTAATCCTTCAATGCTGAGCTTACTAGCTGAAATGGTTCTTGATGAGGCGATTTACAAGTACCGCACAGAGAGTTTATATAAACGGATTGACGAAGCTCTTGAAAACAAAGATGAAGCGAACTTTAATCGGCTGACCACTGAATTAAAACAAATTCAGGCATCACGACCAGACCTTTAA
- a CDS encoding methylglyoxal synthase, with the protein MNIALIAHDNKKNEMVNFAIAYQNVLAEHTVYATGTTGSRIAAATGLTIHRVLSGPLGGDQQIGALIAQNEMDLVIFLRDPLTAQPHEPDVTALLRLCDVHSIPLATNIATGEMLIHALERGNFAWRDIVHKYKGDAPA; encoded by the coding sequence ATGAATATTGCGCTCATTGCTCATGATAACAAGAAAAATGAGATGGTGAATTTTGCGATTGCTTATCAGAATGTACTAGCAGAACATACCGTATACGCAACGGGAACGACTGGCTCACGCATCGCGGCCGCAACCGGACTTACCATCCATCGTGTTTTATCCGGCCCGCTCGGAGGAGACCAGCAGATCGGGGCGCTGATTGCACAGAATGAGATGGATCTGGTCATTTTTCTGCGCGATCCGCTGACTGCACAGCCGCATGAGCCGGATGTTACGGCACTGCTGCGTCTGTGCGATGTGCACAGCATTCCGCTTGCGACAAATATCGCGACGGGCGAGATGCTTATTCATGCGCTCGAACGAGGTAATTTTGCGTGGCGTGATATTGTGCACAAGTATAAAGGAGATGCACCAGCATGA
- a CDS encoding CCA tRNA nucleotidyltransferase codes for MDEQVLTAGKQVLTTLEGAGYTAYFVGGYVRDTILGRTVHDLDVATSAHPEDVIRLFARTVPTGMQHGTVTVLIHGVPIEVTTYRTESSYADHRRPDRVAFVDRIEEDLARRDFTVNAMALGLRGEVIDPFGGQEDLKRGLIRAVGRPQERFAEDALRMLRCIRFASQLRFDIDEQTFNAVRAQADTLGHVAVERISAEWNKALAAPGAVDAVQAVRTTGLFAHMPGVAGLLADQPDEWNLQAITRLSGLAERWAYLFLLGEKTDRVSSVLRALRCEKKLIQACGSTVRIVQALRVRPDTREINRLLVENGLAAVERAAMVQDVLAGQSGTAEALRRRHEQLPVQALTELAVSGADLQQELARRGGPWIRETLMALAEEVNAGQRPNERAVLLIRAKEIADR; via the coding sequence ATGGACGAACAGGTGCTTACAGCCGGGAAGCAGGTGCTGACAACGCTTGAGGGAGCGGGATATACTGCGTATTTTGTCGGTGGCTATGTGCGCGACACGATTTTGGGCCGCACGGTTCATGATCTTGATGTCGCCACATCGGCGCACCCGGAAGATGTGATCCGGCTGTTTGCCCGTACGGTGCCAACAGGTATGCAGCATGGTACAGTTACAGTGCTGATACACGGTGTGCCGATTGAGGTGACCACATACCGAACGGAAAGTAGCTATGCGGATCACAGGCGGCCAGATCGTGTTGCATTTGTGGATCGGATTGAAGAAGATTTGGCACGGCGGGATTTTACGGTGAATGCGATGGCGCTTGGTCTGCGCGGTGAAGTGATTGATCCGTTCGGTGGGCAGGAGGATTTGAAGCGTGGCCTGATTCGGGCAGTCGGGCGTCCACAGGAGCGGTTTGCCGAGGATGCGCTACGGATGCTGCGCTGTATCCGGTTTGCGAGCCAATTAAGGTTTGATATTGATGAACAAACATTCAATGCGGTGCGTGCACAGGCGGATACGCTTGGCCATGTAGCGGTAGAGCGCATTAGTGCGGAATGGAACAAGGCGCTTGCCGCCCCGGGTGCTGTGGATGCTGTGCAGGCTGTACGTACGACCGGACTTTTTGCGCATATGCCGGGTGTGGCCGGGCTTTTGGCCGATCAACCGGACGAATGGAATCTACAGGCCATTACTCGTCTGTCTGGACTAGCTGAGCGCTGGGCATATTTATTTTTGCTAGGTGAAAAAACAGACCGGGTGTCTTCCGTGCTGCGGGCACTGCGCTGTGAGAAAAAGCTTATTCAGGCATGCGGGTCTACCGTACGCATTGTGCAGGCACTGCGGGTGCGTCCTGATACGCGGGAGATCAATAGGCTGCTGGTAGAGAACGGGCTTGCCGCCGTAGAGCGTGCGGCAATGGTCCAAGACGTGCTGGCCGGGCAATCTGGAACGGCAGAGGCGTTGCGTAGACGACATGAGCAGCTGCCTGTACAGGCGCTGACCGAGCTTGCGGTAAGCGGTGCAGATTTGCAGCAGGAACTTGCACGCAGGGGCGGGCCGTGGATTCGAGAGACGCTTATGGCGCTTGCGGAAGAAGTGAATGCGGGGCAGAGGCCAAATGAGAGAGCTGTGCTTCTGATCCGGGCAAAGGAGATTGCAGATAGATGA
- a CDS encoding sporulation protein YpjB yields MKKVIVLFVVIACLGAALYMGIGRRVAESPPPVIGQTQSVYQKMDGLSEDVYRLAKEGKYSEAKKQLAELGMLVAQAKPPKGLSLEAVNALTDTVIKAKRAFASVEAEPNRLIWHALQVRLTIDSLTHESEPLWKNYYNSYQEHINKMMLLVASRKQNEFARAFTQNLQLYQTLKPAMSIHTSAQNMEALYSVYSFLIQETRKQDYNWDGITNALEELNRQTQIIFLGKEQSTFGLGIPPQSPILIIALFASCIVSGLGYFAWKKYRAENEGRKRERDG; encoded by the coding sequence GTGAAAAAAGTAATTGTACTCTTTGTCGTAATCGCCTGCCTGGGAGCGGCGTTGTATATGGGGATTGGCAGGCGGGTAGCGGAATCTCCGCCTCCGGTTATCGGACAAACACAATCAGTCTATCAGAAGATGGATGGATTGTCAGAGGACGTGTATCGGCTTGCAAAAGAAGGCAAGTATAGTGAAGCTAAGAAACAACTTGCTGAGCTTGGTATGCTTGTGGCGCAAGCGAAGCCTCCTAAAGGATTGTCACTTGAAGCGGTCAATGCGTTAACTGATACGGTCATAAAGGCGAAGCGTGCATTCGCATCCGTTGAGGCAGAGCCGAATCGCTTGATCTGGCACGCGCTGCAGGTACGCTTGACGATTGACAGTCTGACGCACGAATCAGAGCCGCTCTGGAAAAATTATTATAATTCGTATCAGGAGCATATCAATAAAATGATGCTGCTTGTGGCGAGCCGCAAGCAAAATGAGTTCGCCCGCGCCTTTACGCAAAATTTGCAATTGTACCAGACATTGAAGCCAGCGATGAGCATTCATACATCGGCGCAAAATATGGAGGCACTGTATTCCGTTTACAGCTTTCTTATACAGGAGACGCGGAAGCAGGATTACAATTGGGATGGGATTACGAATGCGCTGGAAGAGCTGAACCGGCAGACGCAGATCATTTTCCTTGGCAAGGAGCAATCTACATTTGGGCTTGGGATTCCACCGCAGTCACCGATTTTGATTATTGCCCTCTTTGCCTCGTGCATTGTCAGCGGGTTAGGGTATTTCGCCTGGAAGAAGTACCGGGCGGAGAATGAGGGGCGAAAGCGGGAGCGGGATGGCTAA
- a CDS encoding nucleotide pyrophosphohydrolase, whose protein sequence is MAQEKQSMTMQEMQAAVDRYIGQFKEGYFSPLALMARLTEEAGELAREVNHYYGEKPKRKDEAENTIDMELADCLFILICFANSLGIDLEEAFHAMMHKFNTRDKDRWTKIDTVEN, encoded by the coding sequence ATGGCGCAGGAGAAACAGTCGATGACAATGCAGGAGATGCAGGCGGCGGTTGATCGCTATATCGGGCAATTTAAAGAGGGATATTTCTCCCCCCTTGCTCTGATGGCACGTTTGACAGAAGAAGCAGGTGAGCTGGCGCGCGAAGTGAATCATTACTACGGAGAGAAGCCGAAGCGCAAGGATGAGGCGGAGAATACGATTGATATGGAGCTTGCGGATTGCCTGTTTATCTTGATCTGTTTTGCCAACTCGCTGGGCATTGATCTGGAAGAAGCCTTTCATGCGATGATGCATAAGTTCAATACACGAGATAAAGACCGGTGGACAAAAATCGACACCGTTGAAAACTAG